Proteins from one Streptomyces genisteinicus genomic window:
- a CDS encoding DUF1272 domain-containing protein — MALEMRDRCERCETAVLAADGPARICSYECSFCVACADAMTGVCPNCGGELVPRPRRAAAAPAGAAPDA; from the coding sequence GTGGCTCTGGAGATGCGAGACCGGTGTGAGCGCTGCGAGACGGCCGTCCTGGCGGCCGACGGGCCCGCACGGATCTGCTCGTACGAGTGCAGCTTCTGCGTGGCCTGCGCCGACGCCATGACGGGCGTGTGCCCCAACTGCGGCGGCGAACTGGTGCCCCGGCCGCGCCGCGCCGCCGCGGCCCCCGCCGGGG